From the genome of Spinacia oleracea cultivar Varoflay chromosome 2, BTI_SOV_V1, whole genome shotgun sequence, one region includes:
- the LOC130468097 gene encoding uncharacterized protein → MAHVGSLVGPEAARENLLRANPQWRVPGAEERNPAMMAQYYLNEAVFWSSFASECSSVEERQLRRYQEAYARDIPVLDQKAGQLMAEMVEIKQLYLQYSREAREAAEQIGAEVGKLTF, encoded by the exons atggctcacgtgggatctttggtgggtcccgaagctgcacgggagaatcttcttcgggccaacccgcagtggagggttcctggagctgaggagaggaacccagctatgatggcccaatattatctgaatgag gctgttttctggtcctcgttcgcttccgagtgtagctcggttgaggagaggcaactgaggaggtatcaggaggcttatgctcgtgatatccctgtcttggaccagaaggctgggcagctcatggccgagatggtggagatcaagcaactgtaccttcagtacagtcgtgaggctagggaAGCGGCGGAacagatcggggccgaagttgggaagctcactttctag